The following proteins are encoded in a genomic region of Nocardioides renjunii:
- a CDS encoding glycosyltransferase yields the protein MSDVAFVVPVYNEASVIGDVITEIRAVTPYVVCVNDGSRDGSAAAIVRAGGYLVDHPINMGQGAALQTGIEFARALPQIQRFVTFDADGQHLVADAVRMLKLLEEGDLDIVLGSRFLGEVIGAGRSKRVLLKAAVKFSNVTSGIRLTDAHNGLRAFNRHVAETMEITAPDMTHASEIIELIAANSYRYREMPVTIRYTDYSTSKGQASVNAVNIAVDTLLRRVTRQ from the coding sequence GTGAGTGATGTCGCGTTCGTTGTGCCCGTCTACAACGAAGCCTCGGTGATCGGCGACGTCATCACCGAGATCCGCGCCGTGACCCCCTACGTGGTGTGCGTCAACGACGGCAGCCGGGACGGGTCCGCGGCCGCGATCGTGCGGGCCGGCGGCTACCTCGTCGACCACCCGATCAACATGGGCCAGGGCGCGGCGCTGCAGACCGGCATCGAGTTCGCCCGCGCGCTCCCCCAGATCCAGCGCTTCGTGACCTTCGACGCCGACGGCCAGCACCTCGTCGCCGACGCGGTGCGGATGCTGAAACTGCTCGAGGAGGGCGACCTGGACATCGTGCTGGGCTCGCGCTTCCTCGGCGAGGTCATCGGCGCCGGGCGCAGCAAGCGCGTGCTCCTGAAGGCGGCGGTGAAGTTCAGCAACGTGACGTCGGGGATCCGCCTCACCGACGCCCACAACGGCCTGCGCGCGTTCAACCGGCACGTGGCGGAGACGATGGAGATCACCGCCCCCGACATGACGCACGCGAGCGAGATCATCGAGCTCATCGCGGCCAACAGCTACCGCTACCGCGAGATGCCGGTGACGATCCGCTACACCGACTACTCCACCAGCAAGGGCCAGGCGAGCGTCAACGCCGTCAACATCGCGGTGGACACGCTCCTGCGAAGGGTGACGCGTCAGTGA
- a CDS encoding TIGR03936 family radical SAM-associated protein, giving the protein MREQPEQQAPPVQRLRVRYAKRGRLRFTSHRDFSRAFERAVFRARVPMAYSSGFNPHPRISYAGAAPTGSASEAEYLELALSEVVVPADVHAMLDEALPTGLDVLEVVESPGGSLSDLLEGSRWRIDLAADRVAVTEAVGTFLAAEEALVERMTKKEMREFDARGAVVSLLVLADADTPEGRTSLDVVLRHGTPAVRPDDVLRGLEAVSDLVTGEAPLMTRLAQGPLLESGGLGDPLAARA; this is encoded by the coding sequence GTGCGTGAGCAACCCGAGCAGCAGGCCCCGCCCGTCCAGCGCCTCCGGGTGCGCTACGCCAAGCGTGGACGGCTCCGCTTCACCAGCCACCGTGACTTCAGCCGTGCCTTCGAGCGCGCGGTGTTCCGCGCTCGGGTGCCGATGGCCTACAGCTCCGGCTTCAACCCGCACCCGCGGATCTCGTACGCCGGTGCCGCGCCGACCGGCTCCGCGAGCGAGGCGGAGTACCTCGAGCTCGCGCTGTCGGAGGTCGTGGTGCCCGCCGACGTCCACGCGATGCTCGACGAGGCCCTGCCGACCGGGCTCGACGTCCTCGAGGTCGTCGAGTCGCCGGGCGGCTCCCTGTCCGACCTGCTGGAGGGCAGCCGGTGGCGGATCGACCTCGCCGCTGACCGGGTCGCCGTGACCGAGGCCGTCGGCACGTTCCTCGCCGCCGAGGAGGCCCTCGTCGAGCGGATGACCAAGAAGGAGATGCGCGAGTTCGACGCCCGCGGGGCGGTCGTCTCGCTCCTGGTCCTCGCCGACGCCGACACGCCCGAGGGACGGACGTCGCTGGACGTGGTGCTGCGCCACGGCACCCCCGCCGTACGCCCGGACGACGTGCTGCGCGGCCTCGAGGCGGTGTCCGACCTCGTCACCGGGGAGGCGCCGCTGATGACGCGCCTGGCCCAGGGCCCCCTCCTGGAGTCCGGCGGGCTCGGCGACCCGCTGGCGGCGCGGGCATAG